Proteins from one Coturnix japonica isolate 7356 chromosome 5, Coturnix japonica 2.1, whole genome shotgun sequence genomic window:
- the IFTAP gene encoding protein C11orf74 homolog isoform X4: MDRRSRSCPVIPSVVHGILKEEERKTIQGRKKSLRKSFSASEISYGDKKDGLSERSKEKLVSFPPQTPNENKKVINETWKTGGSDGNGLSLSERAQVDHYLETDIDGGPCGAESFVLPGEVEEIETCCTPPLEKPIQRKLRTSSVPQPLDNKGEELLGDDVQPFLLDEEFDYDNVALTPKFSDAELMPMKELSEEKKKGQM, from the exons aagaagagaggaagacaATCCAAGGACGTAAAAAGTCCTTAAGAAAATCgttttctgcttctgagatCTCATATGGAGATAAAAAGGATGGTTTAtctgaaagaagcaaagaaaagctcGTGTCTTTCCCACCACAGACTCCAAATGAGAATAAG AAGGTCATAAATGAGACCTGGAAAACTGGTGGCTCTGATGGAAATGGCCTCAGTCTATCTGAACGAGCTCAG gtGGACCATTACTTAGAAACAGACATAGATGGAGGGCCATGCGGTG caGAGTCATTTGTTCTTCCAGGAGAGGTGGAAGAGATAGAGACTTGCTGTACACCTCCTTTGGAAAAGCCCATTCAGCGGAAGCTCAGAACCTCCTCAGTTCCACAGCCTCTGGACAACAAAGGAGAAGAG CTGCTGGGAGATGATGTTCAACCATTCTTACTTGATGAAGAATTTGATTATGACAATGTGGCACTGACCCCTAAGTTCTCTGATGCTGAGCTGATGCCCATGAAAGAATTgtctgaagagaagaaaaagggacaGATGTAA